The Aneurinibacillus migulanus genome contains the following window.
TGGAACCGGGAATGCACTTCCGCTTAGATATAAGCGATTATGATGTCGAAAGAGAGAGGCAAGTTCAGAGACAATTTCTACATTCTTGTCCCGTGCATAATAATTCCATAGCGCGATACGAATGTCATCTTCCGTGTAGCCGAATTTACTCACATAGCTAGCCATCGTATATACGACATCAAGGTCGTTGTCCGGTTCTGCCTTGCCGTCCCCATCCCCGTCCTTGCCCAGGCCCCCGAAGAAGGAAATGCTGGCCGGATTCGTATCTTCAGGATTCGGATTAAGGAACCCACTCCATTTTTCTGGTGAGAAGATAATACCTGTTTTACGGACAAGGCTAGCAGAAGCGGATGCATCGCTGTTCTTTTTCGGTTTTTTATGGATATTGCGCTCGTATTGATCTATAGCTGCCAGATAATACCAGGGGGTTCCGGTAATCATTTGCATGTGCTCGAAAAGTGCCTGTCGTTCCCTGGCCAGCATTTCTGCCGTAGATTTTTCGGGAGATGCGGCTCGAATGGGAACGGGAATAAAGATAAGGCTCAAGGCGAGAATAAAAAATAATATTTTATATCTCATAGCGTCCTCCCGTAGTGAAAAGTCTTCGCCGTTAGTGTGTACAGCACCGTAGATTTTATAATGGCAACAGTATCCTCTTTTTACAGCAGCCTACTGAGAGAATGTTTAGAATTGCTTTAGTGTCCACACTTTTTTACAATAGGAGAGAGGAAAAACGATAAAGAATGGAGATGAGCGCTTCATGGCAGAACGCAAGCCGGAGTGGTTGAAAATCAAACTGAATACAGGCGAGAATTTCAAAGAGCTGAAGCGAATGATGCGTGGCAAGACGCTGCATACAGTTTGTGAAGAAGCGCGTTGTCCGAATATATACGAGTGTTGGGCGAACCGAACCGCTACTTTTATGATTCTAGGTGATTTATGTACGCGCGCCTGTAGATTCTGTGCGGTAAAAACTGGCCTTCCAACCGAGCTTGATTTGGCAGAGCCAGAACGTGTGGCAGAAGCGACAGAGCAGATGGGGCTTACACATGTCGTTGTGACTTCTGTGGCACGTGATGATTTGAAGGATGGTGGTGCGCTGGTCTTTGCTGAGACGATTCAGGCGATTCGTAAGCGGACACCCCTGTGCAGTATTGAAGTATTAATCCCGGACTTCCTTGGCAATTGGGATGCTCTAAAGGTTGTAATGGATGCAAAGCCGGATATTCTTAACCATAATATCGAGACCGTAGAACGCTTATCAGATCGGGTTCGTTCGAAAGCGAAATATAACCGTACACTGGAGCTTTTAGCCAAGTCAAAAGAATTTCAGCCAAAGGTTCCGACTAAATCCAGTATTATGATTGGCGTGGGTGAGACGACGGAAGAAATCATTGCGACTATGGATGATTTGCGCCGAGTTGATGTTGATATCTTGACGATTGGACAGTATCTTCAGCCGTCACCAAAACATTTGCCTGTGAAAAAGTTTTATCATCCGGATGAGTTTGCGCAATTGAAGGAAGAAGGACTGAAGCGGGGCTTTAAGCACGTAGAGTCCGGTCCGTTGGTACGCAGCTCTTACCATGCGCATGAGCAGGTAGAATCGGCGGCAAAAGCACTGTAAAGAACGGGGAGTAAGCATAGGATAAGCCCAGACGCATAATGCGTCTGGGCTTAGGCTTGTTATTTCTTTATTTGTTACTTATGCGTTGGATTGGCTTTGCTGCTGCTAGCCTTATTTGATTCGCTGTTCGTCGATAGCTTATGCATGGTATTAGCCTGGTGACCGATTATTTGTTCGAATTGCTGGTCGGTTTTCGTTCCCATTTGCATGGCGTTATTGTGCACTTTGGTAATAACATTTTGATCGTTGGTCGTGTACACTTTATAATAACGCGGAGATACGTTTTCGCAGCCTTTTTGTACTTTTTCCAATACTTTTTGTGCATCAGCAGCACTCATGCCAGATGTATCACATCCGACGAAGATTTGATTGTCTGTTGAAAGCACTGTTGCACGCTTGACACCAGGTACTTGCTTAGCCACACTCGCTACAGCAGAAGCCAGCATCTGACGGTCGACGTAGACGTTCGGCGTAGCTGTATCATAGTTGGCCTGCTTGCCCTGGTATAATGTGCTGTTGTTTGGTGCCGTGCGATTTTGTACGGTCGTTCCGTTATATGTCTGACCGGTGCCGTTTTGGTTGTCGCCCAAGTGAGCGTATCCGATGCTCGGCTGGCTGCTGCGCGTCATTACGTTGGTACCTTGTGCTCCGGGTTTATAGATGGAGTACTGATGCGCATTGTTGCCGTAGCCGTTCATACCGTTGGTGCCATACGTTCCAGGTGTACCGTACGTGCCTGTACCGTATGTTCCATTTATGCCGTTGGTGCCATACATGCGTTGTCCATATTGGTTAACACCCAGGTTATTCATTCCTTGATTGTTCATGATTCTGTCCCTTGAATCATACAAAACGCCTGGGCGATGATTCGTTTGGTCTTTGATGATGCCATTACGATATGTGTCGTAGCGGCCATCTCCAACGTTATTATTACCAGTGATACCAAACAGATTGTTATTGCCGTTAGCATTGTTGTAGCCGTTGGCACCAAACAGATTGTTATTGCCGTTAGCGTTGTTGTAGCCATTGGCACCAAACAGATTGTTATTGCCGTTAGCATTGTTGTAGCCATTGGTACCAAACAGATTGTTATTACCAGTAGCATTGTTGTAGCGATGGTATTTATCGTAGCCCGTCACCGTACCGGTCGGGTTATTCGGTCCGACGTTCATTGGACGGTACTCGTTCGTTCTTGTATCATTCGCCGCCGGGGAACAAGCGGTCAGCGAAACGGCGAGACCAACTGCGGAAAGCACTGCGAAGAATTTTTTCATGGTTGCACCTCCTATCCTGTAGGTTGCCCGTGAGGGACGGGAGTTTTCGTGGCAATTTTGTGTGTAGCGTCAGAAATTGTGGTAAAATAGGAGTCGCACGCCACCAAAGGATGCGGTGAGCGGAGAGGGGGCAGCTGAAGTGATACGGGTCCAGGACCAGGTCTACGAATTGATTGAGGAAAATAAAGATGGTTTTATCCAGGAAACATTTAAGGAGCGGTACAGTGATATCTTGTCCAAGTTCGACTATATCGTGGGCGACTGGGGATACGGCCAGCTTCGGTTGAAAGGGTTTTATGAAGATGTAAACCGTAAAGCGCCGTTTGATGCGCGGATTAGCTTTTTTGACGAATATATTATGGAATACTGTAATTTCGGATGCTCATATTTCCTGCTGAAGAAAGTAAAGCAGGAAAATCGGTTGGAAGATACGGAAGAAGCCGAACAATCAGAAGACGGGGATTCGACGGAAAAAACGGAAGAGAAGCCACCGCGGAACAAAGACGGTAAGCGCCGTGACAAACGCCGTTCTCGCTCGCGACGCAGCAAGCCGAAAGAACCGAGAGAAAACAAGGAAACGCAAGTTGCACATACGGAGTAAAATAAAAGAATGAGACCGTGAGCTGTTCGCTGGCCGGGTCTCATTTTTTGTGTTGAATTTCGTTAAGTATCCGCTACAGTCGGTGGACGATGTATTAATCGGAAAGGGCAAGAAAGCTATCTTCCCTGATCCTGGTCTATTCCTGCCCTTATTTCGTTTAGCATCGGTTCTTCATTTTCTTCTGGATTATCATGCGTCGGATGGGCGCCCGGATCTTGGCGGGGTATGCCTTCGTGAAGCGAGCGATATTCGTATGCGAAAGCAGACTGCACTCTTTCTCCTGTATCCCATGATTCTTTGCCGAGGAACGGGTGAGCGAACGCTGCGGTTCCATACGGACCTTCCGGGAATTCTTCTGGATAGCGAGTATGGATAACGCTCTCTTCTGTTTTGAGCGGCCGAAATTGCTCTTCACGCTTATCAGATAGCGGTTTTCTGAATAACAAGAAAAACCCCTCCTTTTATAAATAAAAGATAGGGGTAGTATCCAACTAAAGTGGGAGACTTATACAGAAAGGTTAGATGCTTAAACGAAGGAATTCGCGCAGTTCGTTTGCTTCACCTTCTGTCATGTTGAACGCTTCTTCCAAATATCCCGGTTCGTCCAAATCTTTCTGACCGAGGATTGCCATGCGGTGGGTCAAAATATTAAGCACCAGGCTTTTGCCATAGAAGTTCTGGGTTTGAATAATTGCGATATCATGGCGCGCTTCTTCACCGATGAAGCTGACGTACCTTGTCGTTGTTTCTTCTTTATTGTCGTACAGAAATGTCCAATCTCCGTGTTGTGCCATGTGTCTTCCTCCTGTCGAATGTGCTTGATTCATACATCGGCATTCATTCTTGCATTCCGATCGTATCGTTTGAAAAACTCCTTAGACTTATGCCAAACGTTGCTTGCGCGATAGCTTGGCACCAGCCAAGTTTTCTTTATTTCTGTGGAGCGCGTGGAACGGTGGGCGAAAAAGACCGATAACGTTCGTGAGTTTTTCTTATATGGGCCATTATATGATAACTGAGTCATTGCGGCAACGCAGAAATTCGCAGTTCTGTTTCCCAGACTTTTTGAACATCCTCTTATAATATGTATCTGTGACGAGTCATGGTATACTGTCAAAAGAGGCTGCATTGAACAGGGAGTGAACGAAATGGAAATGGAGAATATCATGCAGGGTGTAACAATTTTCACCCTGTTGGTTTTGACATTTGCGATTACAATTGTCGTATCCAAAAGAAAAAATAAAAAGAATGGGAAATAGGAGTGGAATATACGGATGTACCAGGTCAATGTAGAGAAAATCGAAGAACATTTATCTTATCTTGAACAAGTTCTTGCCGCTGTTACCCCTGTTATAAATACAAAAACAGAGATGCAAGCGGACAGATTAACAGAACTTGCGCTGGAAAGAGCGTTACATATCGCCCTTGAAACGGTGGCTGATGTCGGAAACTATCTGATTGACGGATTCATTATGCGTGATCCGGGTAGCTATGAAGATATCGTGGACATTCTTGAAGATGAAATGGTAATTGGCCAGAAAATGGCGGAAACGTTAAGAATCGTGGTCAACATGCGTAAGAAGCTGATTACACACTATACAGATGTAGATAGTGGTGAGGTGTATACGATGCTTCAGACCCATTTCTCCCACTTACAGCAATTTCCGATAAATGTTCGTGACTATTTGAAACGCGAACTGTACTAATTTAATAACATTGTGATGATAGTTTTTATATTATATTGTATAGAAATTTACTTATTTCATAAAATCGGGTAGAATATAGAGGAGGAAGGTGAAGGAAGATGAACAAAGACAAATCCTCTTCTACGCGCAACCAAATTATGCATATGCTGAAGATGAAAGGCTCGATGACAGTGGGAGATATGGCGCAAGAACTGGGCATTACAGAAATGGCTGTACGTCGTCATCTCAATACGCTGGAACGGGATAATCTGATTCAAGCGCGTTTGCTGCGTCAGGCAATGGGGCGTCCGACCAATATATACTCCCTGTCTGAAGAAGCCGATAATATGTTCCCTAAAAATTACCAGGATCTTACACTGGAATTTCTTAATGACATCGAAGAAATGCAAGGGGCACAGATGGTCGAAGCGCTATTTAAGCTTCGCCAGGAGCGGCAGGAGAATTTGTATCGTGATATTGTGCCTTCCGACAGCGATTTTGAGAAGAAGCTGGAAGCGCTCGTGAAGATGCAGAATGATAAAGGGTATATGGCCGAGTTGAAGAAAGATGAGAAAACCGGTAAATATATTTTCACTGAATCGAACTGTCCGATATCAACCGTCGCTAAGGAGTACACATACGCTTGTAATTGTGAAAAAACGTTGTTTGAGAATGTGCTCGGTGCTAAGGTCGAGCAGGAGCAATGCATGGCGACCGGTGGCGATAATTGCGTATATATCATTGATGAAAAAAACGAAGAAAACACTGAGAAAGAGCAGTGATATATTTTAAGGGGAGCAAAGCGGTAACGCCCGCGAGTTTTTCTTACACAAAAAAGAACCGCACGGATTGCGATATTCCGGCGGCTCTTTTTTTACTTTATTGTCGTACTGTAGATGAGGTAACGAGCGCAATGATATCATTAACACTAGCGATTGTACTACGCTTTAAAATAAACTCTTGTCCGATAGACAGAGCCAGCATTTCGCCCTTGGCACGCAGCGCCGGATCTTCGATACTTTCCAGATCAGAGACATGAGCAAGGCCGATGACACGCCGCATCATTTTGCAGCCGGCATATCCTACGGTATCCTGAAGGACGTCTCGCAGATAGGCATCCAGATATCCCGGAGTTTTTGCATATGGCTCCTGTGCCTTCTCTGCCCACAGATTGCGGAACTCCGCTTCGAAAATGTCCCACACTTGTACCACGGTGTCAAGCAAGTACGCTTGATATATTTCCCGTTCCTGCGGCTCAAGGGTATGGCCTTCGTGTGCCGAATAGTTAAGCAGCAGATTAGCAATTAGCGCGCCAATATCAAAGCCCATCGGTCCATAATAGGCGAACTCCGGATCGATGATTTTCGTATCTTCTTCTGTTACCATAATGCTCCCGGTGTGTAAATCCCCATGTAAAAGCGCTTGTCCCCGTGTCATAAAGCCTTCTTTTAGCCGTGCGACTTCAAGCTTCAGTACATTATCCTTCCAAATCCGCTGTACTGTATCGGAAAGAAGCGGATTGTATGCATTGGATGGATCGTCATGGAACGGATAGGTAAAGACGAAGTTCTCTGTAATATTGCACAATTCAGGATTTGTAAAAGAAGCTGCTTTCCGCTTTTTTTCAACAGGCGACAGCGCCAAGTCGGATGTTAGAAATAATGTGCGTGCCAGAAAGGTGCCGATTTGCTTGGCGAAGTTTGGATAGCGTTTTCTTTCTACCAATCCTTTGCGCATAATCTGATATTCGGATAAATCTTCCATCACAATCAATGCCAGCTCGGTATCATGATGATATACCTTTGGGACGGAGCCAGGATACAGTTCATTTTCAAGAATTAGCGCTTCGCTTTCGATACGAGCGCGATCAAGTGTAAGAGGCCAAGAATCACCGATAACGCGGACATACGGCAGTGCTTGCTTAAAGATAATGCTCCTGCCGGATGGTCCTTCATCCTGTATACGAAAGACGAAGTTCAGATTCCCATCACCGATTTCACGGCTGACCAACTGAGCATCTTGTGGAAAAAGGTCCGGGATGCTGCGGGCATATTCCACCGCTTCTTGTTCGCTAAGTGTACGATAAGACATTGTTATACTCCCCTTCTCGTTGGTTTTTCTGTGCATATATTTTATTTAAGTTATATACATGACATATTCTTAATTTGTGCAATATTCCCATCTTTACAGGTATGAATATGAATAATTATATCTTCAACTATTATTTGTGCAACTGTTTTTTCTTTTGGCTAGAGATTAAGAGTGATTGTGGTTATAAAGATACATCATAAATATATTGGATGGTACTTATGACTCGATTGTTATTCATAGATTCAAATTTATGTACTTTTTTGTAAATCTAACGATCTATATACAAATATAGCCAAATGATGTAAAAAGTAATTGTGTCTATCAATACAATTTTCGGACCGGATATTAAGTTAGGAAAACATGTAAATGGAGGGAAGCGAATGAACAATTTTTCTATTAGAAAAACAGCATTTTCTTTGTTTGCGCTTATTGTCTGCCTGGGCGTTTTGCAAAGTCCGATATTGCTAGCATCTGCACAAGCGTCTTCGTCGGCTAAGAGCCAGGCAATCGCCAAGGTGAAAGCAGATTATCAAACGTATGCAGCAAAGGTGAAAGGGGACTATCAACGGTATAAGCAGCAGGCAGAAGGCGATTATCGTCGACTTCAAGCATTGGCCCAGAATGATTATAGACAGCTTATGCAGAAGGCAACTGAGGATTATAGGACGGTACAAAAACAGTACGGTTCCAAAGAGGCGGATGCCTACTACGGGGAAATACATAGAAATGGGCTGGCGCTTGATCAGTATTATGGGGAAATATACAGAAACGGCCTTGCCCTAGATCAATATTACGGCGATATATACAGGAATGGTCTGGCTCTTGACCGTTACTATGGAGAAGTATACAGAAACGGTCTTACACTTGACCGTTACTATGGAGAGGTATACAGAAGTGGTTTAACCCTTGATTATTTTCAACGCCATGGTGGTAGCATAGCGACGTTGCATAAGAATTTTGCGAAAATCAGAGAGAATACCCAGAAAAAGATGAAACAGGCAGAAACCCAAACCACACAGGCGATAAATCAAAAACGGGCACAGACTATTCAAACACTTTGCGTTTCTAAAAAGAACGCAATAAAAACGTTATCCGATACCCGAAAAGAAATAACAGGCACAGGTATTGATTTTGGAACATTCGGAATTGATAGCATGTGCGTAGCTAAACAAGGAAAATAGGTAACTTGATTATCCGGGCTGCTGAAAGTAAAACAAGCTTCCTTTGCCGTAGCTAAAGAAGCTTGTCCACCTCATGATTTTTTTCTCTTATTCGATAACAGAAACGGCAAACAACCGGTCGCCAAAAAACAGGAGCCTACAATCAGCAGGATAATCCAATCACTTAGATTCATAAAAAACATCTCCTTATTTTATATTTTTATACTTATTTAAAAGGAGATAAGTTGCATATTTTTACAGTTTATTTCGTGATTTTAGAATCTTAGTGTATAGGTAATAGTTGTAGCTTTTCTTAATTGTGCCCGTTTTAATTAAGAAGAGTGAAAAAAGTGATTGACACTGGCTTACATTGTGAGTATGATTAGTTTCATTACAATAAAAAATTAAAAAATTCTTATCCAGAGAAGGCGGAGGGATTAGGCCCGATGAAGCCCGGCAACCTGCTTGCATATGCGCAGCAAGGTGCTACTTCCTACAGACACGGTTCTGAAAGATAAGGTGATGAAACGAACGCACAACCTCTTTCAGATACGGAAGAGGTTTTTTGTATTCATATCGTTTTTAAAAATTACATATATTCTCATCAAGAGAAGGCGGAGGGACTGGCCCGATGAAGCCCGGCAACCTGCTTGCGCATGCGCAGGCAAGGTGCTACTTCCTACAGGAGATATCCTGAGAGATGAGAGGCAATGTGATTCGGTAAACCGAAGCGCCTCTCTTTCAGCTGTAAAGAGGGGCGCTTTTCAATTATTAACAAGTATAAAGGGGAGTTTTTACAATGAAAAAGAGAATGCACATTATTTTATCGGCGTTCCTTATTCTGCTGCTTGCGGTTGTGTCAAGTGCATGTGGTACACAGGATACAAACGCAGATGCAGGAGAACAAAAAAGTGAGAAAAAAGAACTTTATTCCGTGGGCCCGCTTGCGGGTAAGCGTGTTGCGCTCGTTATGCAGCTAAACCTCGGAACATTTTCAGCTCAATATATAAGCGGTGTAAAAGAAGAAGTCGGCCGTTTCGGCGGACAGGTAACTGTGTTTGCGGCAGATGGTGATTTGGGTCGCATGACCGCTAATCTGGATGCGGCCATCAATCAAAAGTTCGATGCGATTCTTATTGACCATGGTACGCCGGCAGCACTGCAGAATGGCATTAAAAAGGCTGTATCACAAAACATCCCTGTCGTTGTCTTCGATGCAGATGTAAAGGTTCCAGGTGTTACTGTTCTCCAACAGGGTGACAAGGAGATGGCTACATCAGTTCTTGAAAAGTTGGCGAAAGATAACGGAGGCAAGGCGAACATCGTAAAGATCTGGGTGGCTGGCTTTGCTCCCATGGAACGTCGTCAGGTAGCATACAAAGAATTTTTGAAAAACAATTTAGGCATTAAAGAAGTAGCCGCTTTTGGTTCCGCGACGGCTAATACCGCATTGGATACACAGGCGCAGATGGAAGCCGTATTGAAGAAATATCCGAATAAAGGCGACATTACAGCTGTATTTGCTGCCTGGGACGAATTCGCAAAAGGAGCCACCCGCGCGATTGAACAGGCCGGTCGTACGGAAATTAAAGTATATGGTATTGATATGAGTGATGAAGACTTACAGATGATTCAAAATCCGAAAGGACCGTGGGTAGCATCTGCGGCAGTAGATCCGAAAGATATCGGACGTGTACAGGTACGTTACGCTTATCAGAAGCTTCACGGCGACAAAACGCCGGATAGCGTTGAATTGAAGTCGGTGCTCGTAACACGTGAGGAGCTTCCAGCTGAGAAGGTAACGACTGATACGCTGAATAAGCACATTAAAGATTGGGGCAGCAGCCAGCAAGGTATTGCCGATTGGATGAAAAAATAATCCATTGTCCCACCGGCTAGATAAAGTCGGTGGGATTTTTCTGGATAGGCAGAGGAATGGGGGAGAATCGTATGATACAGCCGACGGCAGTGAAGTTGCACATGCATCATATCAACAAGTCGTTTGCGGGAGTTCATGCACTCAAAGATGTCGATTTCACTGTACAAGGCGGTGAGATTCATGCGTTGCTCGGAGCGAATGGTGCAGGAAAAAGTACCTTAATGAAAATATTGTCTGGAGCATACCAGGCAGATGGCGGGGCCATCCGGATAAACGAACAGACGATTACGATAGAAAGTCCGGCCGATGCCAAAGCAGCGGGGATTCATTGCGTATATCAAGAAGTAGACACTGCACTTGTGCCGTCACTGACTGTATGTGAAAACATCTTGTTAGATCGCAAGCCGAAAGGAAAGGGCTCACGCTGGCTGCGATGGAATTCAATGTATCAGGAAGCGGAAGCGATCCTGTGCGAGATCGGCTATGAGATACCGGTGCGTGAGAAAGCGGAGAATTTAACGCTATCTGAAAAGCAAATCGTACTTATCGCAAGAGCGGTTTCTCAGCAAGCCAAGTGTGTCATTTTTGACGAGCCGACCGCGCCGTTAAGCCTAGAAGAAGCAGAGCGTTTGTTCCGGGTGATGAATCGTTTGAAAGCAGAGGGTGTGGCCTGCATCTTCATCTCGCACCGCTTGCCGGAAATCATGGCGGTGTGTGACCGAGTTACGGTGATGCGCGATGGATGCCATGTATGGACAAAGAGCACGGAGGAACTTCAAATTTCACATATTGTCGAAGCGATGCTTGGCAAAACCTTTCAGGAAGAATATCCGAAAGCGGAAGCCGCTATCGGGGAAACATTGCTGGAAGTGCGTGGCGTACGACAGGGTACAAAAGTTCGCGGAGTAGACTTCCAGGTGCGTAGTGGGGAAGTGGTCGGTATCGTTGGATTGGTAGGAGCGGGCAAAACAGAATTGTCACGCCTCTTATTCGGCGCCGATGCGATGGAGGAAGGAGAAGTTGTGCTTGGAGGGCAGACGGTGCGGCTGTGTGAGCCGCGGGATGCAGTTCGTGCCGGGATTGTACTTGTACCGGAAGAGCGGCGCAAGGAGGGAATTCTCGTAGATGAAAGCATTCGTGCTAACCTTACACTCCCTATTCTTAATCGTTTTGCCGCAGGTGGATTTATTCGCCGAAATGAAGAGAAAGAACACGCCCGGCGCATGATTGGTAACCTGGGGGTAAAGACTCCGGATGAAGAAGAGCAGGTCGGATACTTAAGCGGAGGAAACCAGCAAAAAGTCGTCATCGGCAAGTGGCTGGCGACAGAAGCGGATGTATTCTTGTTCGATGAACCGACAAAAGGAGTTGATGTTGGCGCGAAGCGAGATATTTTTACGCTTATTGGAAGGCTCGCACAGGCTGGAAAAGGAATTGTATATCTTTCCTGCGAAATCGCCGAAATTATAGGCGTATCCGATAGAGTGCTCGTTATGTGCGACGGGCGAATCGTGAGGGAACTGACCGGCAACGAGGTTACATCAGAGAACATCTTATTGTATGCGAGCGGGGGAGAAAGCCATGAAGAAAAATAAAGTGCTCGATTTTTCATATAAGTACGGCGCTATTTTCGTTATTATTGCTGTCATCATATTTTTTAGTATCGTGAATCCCAATTTTTTGACGTACGATAATATTACGGACATTCTGCGCTATATCTCAATCGTGACGCTGGTAGCGATCGGTGTGACATTCTCGCTTATTGTGGATGGATTTGACTTGTCCGTTGGTTCTACCGTATCGTTGACGACGGTTGTGACTGCATCGTTGATGGTATGGTACCAGTTGCCACTTCCTCTGGTCATTCTGATACCGATATTGCTTGGAGCTCTTGTCGGCTTGGCCAATGCATGGCTCATTGTCAAGATCCGTATTCCAGATTTGCTGGCAACGCTTAGCATGCTCTACATTGTCGCTGGACTGCACAAGACGTATACACAGGGGTTCTCGATATATAATAACATGCCAATGCCGGATGGAAGCACGGCTAAAGGTGTATTAGGCGAAAGCTTTCTGTGGATTGGTCAGGGAAAGCTGCTTGGGGTTCCTGTACCGGTCATTATTATGCTAGCTGCTGTCGTTGCGGTTCACATTTTCCTTACGTATACGCGTGGCGGGCGTCTCCTGTATATTACTGGGGGAAATCAAGAAGCAGCAAGGCTGAGCGGGATTTCCATCTATAAAGTACGCACGATAGCATATGTCCTATCTGGCGTGTTCGCAGCACTAGCCGGGATTATCTTCACAGCGCGTGTTGGTTCCGGACAGGTGGATGCAGGCTCGCCATTACTGATGGAAGCAGTTGCGGCTGCATTTGTTGGCTTCTCTGTGCTTGGGGCAGGTAAACCGAATGTCATCGGTACGTTCCTGGGTGCATTCCTTATTGGTATCCTTGTGAACGGATTGACGATGCTGAATCTTCCTTACTACGCATTTGACATCATTAAAGGTGCAGTATTGGTGTTTGCACTGTCCATGACCTATCTGCATATGCACCGTCGGAAATCATAATGCACGCTTTCTTTGTATGATATGATCAGAATGGATAAAGATCATGATGGGGAGTTAGGAGGCATACGATGGCAGAGCATGCATACAAAGGCTATTTGCTTGATTTAGATGGAACTGTCTACCGGGGAGGCGAGGTAATCCCAGAAGCAGTTGCGTTTGTTGAAACATTGAAAAAGAAAGGCATACCTTATCAGTATGTGACGAACAATTCATCACTCACACCGGAACAACTGGCGGAGAAGCTACAAAAGATGGGTCTAGAAGCAGTACCGGAGGCTTTCTTCACTTCCAGTATGGCGGTAGCCGAAACCATTGAGAAAATGGAGCGGAAAGAAACGACGACGGATGTGGTAAGAGTACTGGCGATCGGGGAGAGAGGGTTAAAGACAGCACTTTCCGAGGCGGGATATGAACTCGTAGAAAAAGCCCCGGCTTCGTATGTTGTAGTTGGTATTGACCGTGAGTTCAGCTATGAGAAAATGAAGCAAGCGACGCTTGCCATATACGGAGGCGCAAAATTTCTATCTACGAACTGTGACCGGGCCATTCCTACAGAAGAGGGGTTGGTACCTGGTAATGGTTCGCTTACCGCTTCCATCGCATACGCAACACGGACGGAGCCGTTGTATGTCGGAAAGCCGGAACAAGCTATTATTGCCCTTGCGCTTGA
Protein-coding sequences here:
- a CDS encoding helix-turn-helix transcriptional regulator, with the protein product MNKDKSSSTRNQIMHMLKMKGSMTVGDMAQELGITEMAVRRHLNTLERDNLIQARLLRQAMGRPTNIYSLSEEADNMFPKNYQDLTLEFLNDIEEMQGAQMVEALFKLRQERQENLYRDIVPSDSDFEKKLEALVKMQNDKGYMAELKKDEKTGKYIFTESNCPISTVAKEYTYACNCEKTLFENVLGAKVEQEQCMATGGDNCVYIIDEKNEENTEKEQ
- a CDS encoding DUF3055 domain-containing protein, which encodes MAQHGDWTFLYDNKEETTTRYVSFIGEEARHDIAIIQTQNFYGKSLVLNILTHRMAILGQKDLDEPGYLEEAFNMTEGEANELREFLRLSI
- the lipA gene encoding lipoyl synthase, with the protein product MKNGDERFMAERKPEWLKIKLNTGENFKELKRMMRGKTLHTVCEEARCPNIYECWANRTATFMILGDLCTRACRFCAVKTGLPTELDLAEPERVAEATEQMGLTHVVVTSVARDDLKDGGALVFAETIQAIRKRTPLCSIEVLIPDFLGNWDALKVVMDAKPDILNHNIETVERLSDRVRSKAKYNRTLELLAKSKEFQPKVPTKSSIMIGVGETTEEIIATMDDLRRVDVDILTIGQYLQPSPKHLPVKKFYHPDEFAQLKEEGLKRGFKHVESGPLVRSSYHAHEQVESAAKAL
- a CDS encoding YutD family protein; this translates as MIRVQDQVYELIEENKDGFIQETFKERYSDILSKFDYIVGDWGYGQLRLKGFYEDVNRKAPFDARISFFDEYIMEYCNFGCSYFLLKKVKQENRLEDTEEAEQSEDGDSTEKTEEKPPRNKDGKRRDKRRSRSRRSKPKEPRENKETQVAHTE
- a CDS encoding M23 family metallopeptidase → MRYKILFFILALSLIFIPVPIRAASPEKSTAEMLARERQALFEHMQMITGTPWYYLAAIDQYERNIHKKPKKNSDASASASLVRKTGIIFSPEKWSGFLNPNPEDTNPASISFFGGLGKDGDGDGKAEPDNDLDVVYTMASYVSKFGYTEDDIRIALWNYYARDKNVEIVSELASLFRHHNRLYLSGSAFPVPLHYTYSYRSTWGDPRGWGGRRIHEGTDIFAGYGTPVRATKHGVIETMGWNPYGGWRIGIRDVDSIYHYYAHLNGFNKKFKTGDVVQPGDVIGYVGSSGYGKPGTSGKFPPHLHYGVYRDNGKNEYSYDPYPLLKRWEREEYKTRRKKN
- a CDS encoding DUF86 domain-containing protein encodes the protein MYQVNVEKIEEHLSYLEQVLAAVTPVINTKTEMQADRLTELALERALHIALETVADVGNYLIDGFIMRDPGSYEDIVDILEDEMVIGQKMAETLRIVVNMRKKLITHYTDVDSGEVYTMLQTHFSHLQQFPINVRDYLKRELY
- the mtnK gene encoding S-methyl-5-thioribose kinase — encoded protein: MSYRTLSEQEAVEYARSIPDLFPQDAQLVSREIGDGNLNFVFRIQDEGPSGRSIIFKQALPYVRVIGDSWPLTLDRARIESEALILENELYPGSVPKVYHHDTELALIVMEDLSEYQIMRKGLVERKRYPNFAKQIGTFLARTLFLTSDLALSPVEKKRKAASFTNPELCNITENFVFTYPFHDDPSNAYNPLLSDTVQRIWKDNVLKLEVARLKEGFMTRGQALLHGDLHTGSIMVTEEDTKIIDPEFAYYGPMGFDIGALIANLLLNYSAHEGHTLEPQEREIYQAYLLDTVVQVWDIFEAEFRNLWAEKAQEPYAKTPGYLDAYLRDVLQDTVGYAGCKMMRRVIGLAHVSDLESIEDPALRAKGEMLALSIGQEFILKRSTIASVNDIIALVTSSTVRQ
- a CDS encoding YhcN/YlaJ family sporulation lipoprotein, with translation MNNQGMNNLGVNQYGQRMYGTNGINGTYGTGTYGTPGTYGTNGMNGYGNNAHQYSIYKPGAQGTNVMTRSSQPSIGYAHLGDNQNGTGQTYNGTTVQNRTAPNNSTLYQGKQANYDTATPNVYVDRQMLASAVASVAKQVPGVKRATVLSTDNQIFVGCDTSGMSAADAQKVLEKVQKGCENVSPRYYKVYTTNDQNVITKVHNNAMQMGTKTDQQFEQIIGHQANTMHKLSTNSESNKASSSKANPTHK